The Oceanibaculum nanhaiense genome includes a region encoding these proteins:
- a CDS encoding autotransporter assembly complex protein TamA, translating to MRLFLLIFLTCLGLHAAPARAEIRYATDFKALENEALKDIGSTIRQVAEVEIRKDQPVESLDLLRRRAEGDEDRIRDVLRAEGYYDPRVTLTVEPAEAPSEQDATVTLALDPGPIYRLTRFTLVFKTQAQEQAAEGLTYEALGVKLGARARSEMIVASERAVGRRLGWRGYPFARISERDVVVDHAERSVAVDLQVDAGPLTHFGQTRIDGLADVDASVVRRELRWKEGDLYDTRKIAEMRQALAGTDLFLSIAIAPKREEMAGDKVPMTITLAESKSRSVGGGVRYSTSQGAGVRAFWRHRNLFGYGEDFRLDGDVAEQLVGLKASLGRPAFLNPQQRLDFSLYAQQEDVDAYDATRVGGVTTLTRQFGGPYSGSIGVSLEQSRIEDATGTNRFTLIGLPTTLERNTTNDLLNPTKGGKLTLSATPYTGAIGSDSNFLILRLDDTMHLPFDAAGKYVLAGRIAIGAILGATRTDIPADKRFYAGGGDTVRGYAHQSVGPLDASNDPVGGSSLIAGSIEMRARVMEDIGVVAFLDGGNVFRSELPDFGESPLFGAGLGLRYYTPIGPLRFDLAFPLDKRPSDDAFQIYISLGQAF from the coding sequence ATGCGCCTTTTTCTGCTGATCTTCCTCACCTGTCTTGGTCTCCATGCCGCGCCGGCGCGGGCCGAAATCCGCTACGCCACGGATTTCAAAGCCCTTGAAAATGAGGCACTGAAGGACATCGGCAGCACCATCAGGCAGGTGGCCGAGGTCGAAATCCGCAAGGACCAGCCGGTCGAAAGCCTGGACCTGCTGCGCCGCCGCGCGGAAGGCGATGAGGACCGTATCCGCGATGTACTGCGCGCCGAGGGCTATTACGATCCGCGCGTGACCCTGACAGTCGAGCCAGCTGAAGCGCCGTCAGAACAGGACGCAACCGTCACGCTGGCCCTCGATCCCGGCCCGATCTACCGGCTCACGCGTTTCACCCTGGTGTTCAAGACGCAGGCGCAGGAACAGGCCGCCGAAGGGCTGACCTACGAGGCACTCGGCGTGAAGCTTGGCGCACGGGCGCGCTCGGAGATGATCGTCGCCAGCGAAAGGGCCGTCGGCCGGCGGCTCGGCTGGCGCGGCTATCCGTTCGCCCGGATCTCGGAACGCGACGTGGTGGTCGATCACGCCGAGCGCAGCGTCGCGGTGGATTTGCAGGTCGATGCCGGGCCGCTGACCCATTTCGGCCAGACCCGGATCGACGGGCTGGCGGATGTCGATGCCAGCGTCGTGCGCCGTGAACTGCGCTGGAAGGAAGGCGACCTCTACGACACCCGCAAGATCGCGGAAATGCGGCAGGCGCTGGCCGGGACCGACCTCTTCCTGTCGATCGCCATCGCCCCGAAGCGTGAGGAGATGGCCGGGGACAAGGTGCCGATGACGATCACACTTGCCGAATCGAAATCACGGTCGGTCGGCGGCGGCGTGCGCTATTCCACCAGCCAGGGGGCCGGTGTGCGCGCCTTCTGGCGGCATCGTAACCTGTTCGGCTATGGCGAAGATTTCCGGCTGGACGGCGATGTGGCGGAACAGCTCGTCGGGCTCAAGGCCAGCCTCGGCCGGCCGGCCTTCCTGAACCCGCAACAGCGCCTCGACTTCTCGCTCTATGCCCAACAGGAGGATGTCGATGCCTACGACGCCACCCGCGTCGGCGGCGTGACGACGCTGACCCGCCAGTTCGGCGGCCCCTACAGCGGCTCCATCGGCGTGTCCCTGGAACAGTCGCGCATCGAGGATGCAACCGGGACCAACCGTTTCACCCTGATCGGCCTGCCGACGACGTTGGAACGCAACACCACCAACGACCTGCTGAACCCGACCAAGGGCGGCAAGCTGACCCTCAGCGCCACGCCCTATACCGGCGCCATCGGGTCCGACAGTAATTTCCTGATACTCAGGCTGGACGACACCATGCACCTGCCGTTCGACGCGGCGGGGAAATATGTGCTGGCCGGGCGCATTGCCATCGGCGCCATCCTGGGCGCGACCCGCACCGACATTCCCGCCGACAAGCGCTTCTATGCCGGCGGCGGTGACACGGTGCGCGGCTATGCCCATCAGAGCGTGGGACCGCTCGATGCCAGCAACGATCCGGTTGGCGGCTCCTCGCTGATCGCCGGCTCCATCGAGATGCGCGCCCGGGTGATGGAGGATATCGGCGTCGTCGCCTTCCTGGACGGCGGCAATGTGTTCCGCAGCGAACTGCCCGATTTCGGCGAGAGCCCGCTGTTTGGAGCCGGATTAGGCCTGCGCTACTACACCCCCATCGGCCCGCTGCGCTTCGACCTCGCCTTCCCGCTCGACAAACGGCCCAGTGACGATGCCTTCCAGATTTATATCAGCCTCGGGCAGGCCTTCTGA
- the mtgA gene encoding monofunctional biosynthetic peptidoglycan transglycosylase encodes MRRLRRILLVALAVILLLPAALVLAYGVLPPPGTPLMLIRLGEGESLRKDWQPLDEISPHLPRAVIAAEDNLFCSHYGFDLNALGEVLADARAGERTRGASTISMQLAKNLFLWPGRSYIRKGLEAYLTLHVEFLLSKRRIMELYLNIAEWGPGLYGAEAAARHHFGKSAKALTPREAALLAVSLPNPREWAAGKPDGYLTGRAATITRRIGQLGPLLDCIW; translated from the coding sequence GTGCGGCGTCTGCGCCGTATCCTGCTTGTTGCGCTGGCTGTCATCCTGTTGCTGCCGGCGGCGCTGGTACTGGCCTATGGCGTGCTGCCGCCGCCGGGAACGCCGCTGATGCTGATCCGGCTTGGCGAGGGCGAAAGCCTGCGCAAGGACTGGCAGCCGCTGGATGAGATATCCCCCCATCTGCCGCGCGCCGTGATCGCCGCCGAAGATAATCTGTTCTGCAGCCATTACGGCTTCGACCTGAATGCGCTGGGCGAGGTGCTGGCCGACGCCCGCGCCGGCGAGCGCACGCGCGGCGCCAGCACCATCAGCATGCAGCTCGCCAAGAACCTGTTCCTGTGGCCCGGCCGCAGCTACATCCGCAAAGGGCTGGAGGCCTATCTGACGCTGCATGTCGAATTCCTGCTCTCCAAGCGGCGCATCATGGAGCTTTACCTGAACATTGCCGAATGGGGGCCGGGACTCTATGGTGCGGAAGCAGCAGCGCGGCATCATTTCGGCAAGAGCGCCAAGGCGCTGACGCCGCGCGAGGCGGCCCTGCTGGCCGTCTCCCTGCCCAATCCGCGCGAATGGGCCGCCGGCAAACCCGATGGCTATCTCACCGGCCGCGCCGCGACCATAACCCGGCGGATCGGGCAGCTTGGACCGTTGCTGGACTGTATCTGGTGA
- a CDS encoding dienelactone hydrolase family protein encodes MRHFLWILLAAFLLPAALLLPHPATARLATGDWPEGAAISAIDGQPVQFESRSPFTPRDIGQGAARNPVTLASGQLFLPERASSRDRVPAVVLIHGAGGVRYGRELTYGRQFAAMGIAALVVDAFAARRDLAGGFTERLLNITETMLVSDVYAGLHYLAGRGDIDKDRIALIGFSYGGMASTYALHEQIAKSLAPEGLRFAGHVAFYGPCVARFADKRTTGAPYLMLYGGQDALIDPARCQEVLEDIRAGGSRADLAVYDEAYHLWDGSWRGPRRISRNLADCRFEVSESGLVRDQRTLMPMLGPITRRLILAACVTDDGYMIGGDPDIRRLSNAVLGRFLARLFGFPLTAEAG; translated from the coding sequence ATGCGACACTTCCTTTGGATTCTGCTGGCCGCCTTCCTGCTGCCGGCTGCCCTCCTGCTACCGCACCCTGCGACCGCCCGGCTCGCCACCGGTGACTGGCCGGAAGGTGCGGCGATCTCCGCCATCGACGGCCAGCCGGTGCAGTTCGAAAGCCGCAGCCCGTTCACCCCGCGCGACATCGGCCAGGGGGCGGCGCGCAATCCGGTGACGCTGGCGTCCGGCCAGCTTTTCCTGCCGGAACGCGCCTCTTCCCGCGACAGGGTGCCGGCGGTGGTGCTGATCCATGGCGCCGGCGGCGTGCGCTACGGGCGCGAGCTGACCTATGGCAGGCAGTTCGCCGCCATGGGCATCGCCGCCCTGGTGGTGGATGCCTTCGCGGCCCGGCGCGATCTTGCCGGCGGCTTTACCGAACGGCTGCTGAACATCACCGAGACCATGCTGGTCTCGGATGTCTATGCCGGCCTGCACTACCTCGCCGGACGCGGCGATATCGATAAGGATCGCATTGCCCTGATCGGCTTTTCCTATGGCGGCATGGCCTCGACCTACGCACTGCATGAGCAGATCGCCAAATCATTGGCTCCAGAGGGTCTGCGCTTCGCCGGCCATGTCGCCTTCTACGGCCCCTGCGTCGCGCGCTTCGCCGACAAGCGCACCACCGGCGCACCCTATCTGATGCTCTATGGCGGCCAGGATGCGCTGATCGACCCGGCGCGCTGCCAGGAAGTGCTGGAAGATATCCGCGCCGGCGGCTCCAGGGCCGATCTCGCCGTCTATGACGAGGCCTATCATCTGTGGGATGGCAGCTGGCGCGGCCCGCGCCGGATTTCCCGCAACCTTGCCGACTGCCGTTTCGAGGTGTCGGAGAGCGGGCTGGTGCGCGACCAGCGCACCCTGATGCCGATGCTGGGCCCGATCACCAGGCGGTTGATCCTTGCCGCCTGCGTCACCGACGATGGCTATATGATCGGCGGCGACCCGGATATAAGACGGCTTTCCAATGCCGTACTGGGCCGCTTCCTCGCCCGGCTCTTCGGCTTCCCGCTGACAGCGGAAGCCGGCTGA
- a CDS encoding DUF1289 domain-containing protein, whose translation MHDPADLAAELAADRLLTLSPCQAVCRLDNDGRCAGCGRTAEEIGRWITYSDEEKDSVNRRLLQEAQEKRLSARLNLLWRRFFGPGATPN comes from the coding sequence ATGCACGACCCCGCCGATCTCGCTGCGGAACTCGCCGCTGACCGCCTGCTGACGCTCAGCCCGTGCCAGGCGGTATGCCGGCTGGACAATGACGGGCGCTGCGCCGGCTGCGGCCGTACGGCGGAAGAGATCGGCCGTTGGATCACCTACAGCGACGAAGAGAAAGACAGTGTCAACCGCCGGCTGCTCCAGGAAGCGCAGGAAAAGCGCCTGTCCGCCCGGCTGAATCTGCTCTGGCGGCGCTTCTTCGGCCCCGGTGCCACGCCGAACTGA
- the folD gene encoding bifunctional methylenetetrahydrofolate dehydrogenase/methenyltetrahydrofolate cyclohydrolase FolD, which translates to MTDSTNTPGATLIDGKAFAATLRAEVARKAAILKQRDNLVPGLAVVLVGHDPASEVYVRNKGKLTLEAGMHSFEHRLPDTTGQEELLALVQRLNEDPAVDGILVQLPLPDQIDTDAVLAAIDPDKDVDGFHVVNAGRLATGLPGMVPCTPLGCLMLLKHYVGDLSGLNAVVVGRSNIVGKPMAQLLLRESCTVTIAHSRTRDLPAVCRNADILVAAVGRPQMVKADWVKPGATVIDVGINRIPKEDGKTRLVGDVDFDDVSRVAGAITPVPGGVGPMTIACLLNNTLEAACLRRGLALPE; encoded by the coding sequence ATGACCGACAGCACCAACACCCCGGGGGCCACCCTGATCGACGGCAAGGCCTTCGCCGCCACCCTGCGCGCCGAGGTCGCCCGCAAGGCCGCCATCCTGAAACAGCGCGACAATCTGGTGCCCGGCCTGGCCGTGGTGCTGGTCGGCCACGATCCGGCCAGCGAGGTCTATGTCCGTAACAAGGGCAAGCTGACCCTTGAGGCCGGCATGCATTCCTTCGAGCACCGGTTGCCCGACACCACCGGGCAGGAGGAATTGCTGGCGCTGGTGCAGCGGCTGAACGAAGACCCGGCGGTGGACGGCATCCTGGTGCAGCTGCCGCTGCCGGACCAGATCGACACCGATGCGGTACTGGCCGCCATCGACCCGGACAAGGATGTGGACGGCTTCCATGTCGTGAATGCCGGGCGGCTGGCGACCGGCCTGCCCGGCATGGTCCCCTGCACGCCGCTGGGCTGTCTGATGCTGCTGAAGCATTATGTCGGCGACCTGTCCGGGCTGAACGCCGTCGTGGTCGGCCGCTCCAACATCGTCGGCAAACCGATGGCGCAATTGCTGCTGCGCGAGAGCTGCACCGTCACCATCGCCCATTCGCGCACCCGCGACCTGCCCGCCGTGTGCCGCAACGCCGATATTCTGGTAGCCGCCGTCGGCCGGCCGCAGATGGTGAAAGCGGACTGGGTGAAGCCGGGCGCGACTGTTATCGATGTCGGCATCAACCGTATCCCGAAGGAAGACGGCAAGACCCGCCTCGTCGGCGATGTCGATTTCGACGATGTCTCCCGCGTGGCCGGTGCCATCACGCCGGTGCCGGGCGGCGTCGGTCCGATGACCATCGCCTGCCTGCTGAACAACACGCTGGAGGCGGCCTGTCTCCGGCGCGGCCTCGCCCTCCCGGAATAA
- a CDS encoding DUF167 domain-containing protein → MSLPSPFTTVPDGLRVRIRLTPKAAADRIQGLIADDAGGVSLKIGVTAPPEDGKANAALIRLLAKSWKLPKSDLTIVLGMTDRRKTVEIAGDSGLLMRRLTDWLEMTA, encoded by the coding sequence CTGAGCCTGCCGTCGCCCTTCACCACCGTACCGGACGGCCTGCGTGTCCGTATTCGGCTGACGCCAAAGGCGGCCGCTGACCGCATCCAGGGACTGATCGCGGACGATGCCGGCGGCGTCAGCCTGAAGATCGGCGTCACCGCCCCGCCGGAGGATGGCAAGGCCAATGCCGCGCTGATCCGGCTGCTGGCGAAAAGCTGGAAGCTGCCGAAATCCGACCTGACCATCGTGCTGGGCATGACCGACCGTCGGAAAACGGTCGAAATCGCAGGCGATTCCGGTCTATTGATGCGGCGCCTGACCGACTGGCTGGAGATGACAGCATGA
- a CDS encoding YggT family protein: MYSFLALVDTVISLYIWALIISAILSWLVAFNVVNTTNRVVYTIGEFLYRITEPALRPIRQVLPNLGGLDISPIILILLLVFLKNLMFEYLA; this comes from the coding sequence ATGTATTCCTTTCTGGCTTTGGTCGATACGGTTATCTCGCTCTATATCTGGGCGCTGATCATCTCCGCAATTCTCAGTTGGCTGGTCGCCTTCAACGTGGTGAACACCACCAACCGCGTCGTCTATACGATCGGCGAATTCCTGTATCGCATCACCGAGCCGGCACTGCGGCCGATCCGGCAGGTGCTGCCCAATCTGGGCGGCCTCGATATCTCGCCGATCATCCTGATCCTGCTGCTGGTGTTCCTGAAGAACCTGATGTTCGAGTATCTGGCCTAG
- the metH gene encoding methionine synthase: MSRFLKALEERVLLGDGAMGTRVQAADLDVDKDYLGCENCTEILNKSRTDLVRDIHAGYLEAGSDAVQTNSFGGSPITLAEFDLQDEAFELNRMSGILAREAIDRFKGDGRDRFVLGSIGPGTKLPSLGHIAYQPLEDAFALQSDGLIAGGIDAFLIETCQDPLQVKAAVNGAKRANRNAKTDIPIMVQVTVETTGTMLVGTDIAAAATIINALDVPVIGLNCATGPQEMAEHVHWLSENWQGRISIQPNAGLPELVDGQTVYPLAAPELATWLERFLRQDGISFIGGCCGTQIEHIQALDAMLRKLAAEEGDGHHRPRPTRRNPVWTPSVASLYGPVALRQENAFFAIGERCNANGSKKFRELQENRDWDGCIEMGREQVREGSHALDVCTAFVGRDEVADMTEVVSRMRGSVDSPLVIDSTELIVLEAALKLYGGKAILNSINFEDGEEPAEKRLDLARRFGAAVIALTIDEEGMAKTVERKVELAKRLHDFACVQHGLPASDLMFDPLTFTICTGNEDDRKLGLWTLEAIERIAQELPECQIVLGLSNISFGLNPPARHVLNSVFLDHAVKRGMTGAIVHFSKIMPLHQIPENEVKIAEDLIFDRRAEGYDPLHAFMALFEGRQSAAKVEKKRAETVEERLKERIVDGDRKGLDDDLAEAMKTHPPLDIINTYLLDGMKVVGELFGAGKMQLPFVLQSAETMKSAVAYLEPHMERIEGQEKGTIVLATVKGDVHDIGKNLVDIILTNNGYKVVNLGIKQPIATIIQAAEEHKADAIGMSGLLVKSTVIMRENLEEMTRQGMKTPVMLGGAALTRNYVETDCAQSYGSGQVAYARDAFDGLNLMNKVIDGGFDAFLLEEREKRNSRATSSRAPGKTSKAANDDALDPVAAQARRRKLAEGVKVPEPPFWGSRVIARVPVRTVLSYLNEMTLYQFQWGFRKSGRTRAQYRKYAEQELKPILKRVLETCEQEDILVPQAVYGYWQAAAEGNDVVLFGENGGTEVCRFKLPRQAGPDGKCLSDYFRDIDDAERDVIGLQVVTMGSKASDIARDWFESNRYQDYLYLHGLSVEMAEAMAEYVHKRIRAELGFASEEAADMQGLLKQEYRGSRYSFGYPACPNLADQRPLLDLLGAERIGVSLTDQDQLDPEQSTSAIVLHHPKAKYFNV; the protein is encoded by the coding sequence ATGTCACGGTTTCTGAAGGCACTGGAAGAACGGGTTCTGCTGGGCGACGGCGCCATGGGCACCCGCGTGCAGGCAGCCGATCTGGATGTCGACAAGGATTATCTCGGCTGCGAGAACTGCACGGAAATCCTGAACAAGAGCCGCACTGACCTGGTGCGCGACATCCATGCGGGATATCTCGAGGCCGGCTCCGACGCGGTGCAGACCAACAGCTTCGGCGGATCGCCGATCACCCTGGCGGAATTCGACCTGCAGGACGAGGCGTTCGAGCTGAACCGCATGTCCGGCATCCTGGCGCGCGAGGCCATCGACCGCTTCAAGGGCGACGGGCGCGACCGTTTCGTGCTGGGCTCCATCGGTCCCGGCACCAAGCTGCCCTCGCTCGGCCATATCGCCTATCAGCCGCTGGAAGACGCCTTCGCCCTGCAATCCGACGGGCTGATCGCCGGCGGCATCGACGCCTTCCTGATCGAGACCTGCCAGGATCCGCTGCAGGTGAAGGCCGCCGTGAACGGCGCCAAGCGCGCCAACCGCAACGCCAAAACCGACATTCCGATCATGGTGCAGGTGACGGTGGAAACCACCGGCACCATGCTGGTCGGCACCGACATCGCTGCGGCCGCCACCATCATCAATGCACTGGATGTGCCGGTGATCGGCCTGAACTGCGCCACCGGGCCGCAGGAAATGGCCGAGCATGTGCACTGGCTTTCCGAAAACTGGCAGGGCCGCATCTCGATCCAGCCCAATGCCGGCCTGCCGGAACTGGTCGATGGCCAGACCGTCTATCCGCTGGCGGCACCGGAACTGGCGACCTGGCTGGAACGCTTCCTGCGCCAGGATGGAATCAGCTTCATCGGCGGCTGCTGCGGCACGCAGATCGAGCATATCCAGGCGCTGGACGCCATGCTGCGCAAGCTTGCCGCCGAGGAAGGCGACGGTCACCACCGGCCCCGCCCGACCCGGCGCAATCCGGTCTGGACGCCATCGGTTGCCTCGCTTTACGGCCCGGTGGCGCTGCGCCAGGAGAACGCCTTCTTCGCCATCGGCGAGCGTTGCAACGCCAACGGCTCGAAGAAATTCCGCGAATTGCAGGAAAATCGCGACTGGGACGGCTGCATCGAGATGGGCCGCGAGCAGGTGCGCGAGGGCAGCCATGCGCTCGATGTCTGCACCGCCTTCGTCGGCCGTGACGAGGTCGCCGACATGACCGAGGTGGTCAGCCGCATGCGCGGCTCCGTCGATTCGCCGCTGGTCATCGATTCGACCGAGCTGATCGTGCTGGAAGCAGCATTGAAGCTCTATGGCGGCAAGGCAATCCTGAACTCGATCAATTTCGAGGATGGCGAGGAGCCGGCGGAAAAACGCCTTGATCTCGCCCGGCGGTTCGGCGCGGCGGTGATCGCGCTGACCATCGACGAGGAGGGCATGGCCAAGACCGTCGAACGCAAGGTGGAACTGGCCAAGCGGCTGCACGACTTCGCCTGCGTGCAGCACGGGTTGCCGGCCTCCGACCTGATGTTCGATCCGCTGACCTTCACCATCTGCACCGGCAATGAGGACGACCGCAAGCTGGGGCTGTGGACGCTGGAAGCCATCGAGCGGATCGCCCAGGAGTTGCCGGAATGCCAGATCGTCCTGGGCCTCTCCAACATCTCCTTCGGGCTGAACCCGCCGGCGCGTCATGTGCTGAATTCGGTGTTCCTCGACCATGCGGTGAAGCGCGGCATGACCGGCGCCATCGTGCATTTCTCGAAGATCATGCCGCTGCACCAGATCCCCGAGAATGAGGTGAAGATCGCCGAGGATCTGATCTTCGACCGCCGCGCCGAGGGCTACGACCCGCTGCACGCCTTCATGGCGCTGTTCGAGGGCAGGCAATCGGCCGCCAAGGTGGAGAAGAAGCGCGCCGAGACGGTCGAGGAACGGCTGAAGGAACGCATCGTCGATGGCGACCGCAAGGGGCTAGATGACGACCTCGCCGAGGCGATGAAGACGCATCCGCCGCTCGACATCATCAACACCTATCTGCTGGACGGCATGAAGGTGGTGGGCGAGCTGTTCGGCGCCGGCAAGATGCAGCTGCCCTTCGTGCTGCAATCGGCCGAGACGATGAAGAGCGCCGTGGCCTATCTGGAACCGCATATGGAGCGCATCGAGGGCCAGGAGAAGGGCACCATCGTGCTGGCGACGGTGAAGGGCGACGTGCACGATATCGGCAAGAATCTGGTCGATATCATCCTGACCAACAATGGCTACAAGGTCGTCAATCTGGGCATCAAGCAGCCCATCGCGACGATCATCCAGGCCGCCGAGGAGCATAAAGCCGACGCCATCGGCATGTCCGGCCTGCTGGTGAAATCCACCGTCATCATGCGCGAAAACCTGGAGGAGATGACCCGCCAGGGCATGAAGACGCCGGTGATGCTGGGCGGCGCCGCACTGACCCGCAATTACGTCGAGACCGACTGCGCGCAATCCTATGGCAGCGGCCAGGTCGCCTATGCCCGCGATGCGTTCGACGGGCTGAATCTGATGAACAAGGTCATCGATGGCGGTTTCGACGCCTTCCTGCTGGAGGAGCGCGAGAAGCGCAACAGCCGCGCCACCAGTTCGCGGGCGCCGGGCAAGACATCGAAGGCGGCCAATGACGATGCGCTGGACCCGGTGGCGGCGCAGGCCCGCCGCCGTAAGCTGGCGGAGGGCGTGAAGGTGCCGGAACCGCCGTTCTGGGGCTCCCGTGTCATCGCCCGCGTGCCGGTACGCACGGTGCTGTCCTATCTGAACGAGATGACGCTGTACCAGTTTCAGTGGGGCTTCCGCAAAAGCGGCCGCACCCGGGCGCAATACCGCAAATATGCCGAGCAGGAGCTGAAGCCGATCCTGAAACGCGTGCTGGAGACCTGCGAGCAGGAGGATATCCTGGTGCCGCAGGCGGTCTATGGCTACTGGCAGGCGGCAGCCGAGGGCAATGACGTGGTGCTGTTCGGCGAGAATGGCGGCACCGAGGTGTGCCGCTTCAAGCTGCCGCGCCAGGCCGGGCCGGACGGCAAGTGCCTCAGCGACTATTTCCGCGACATCGACGATGCCGAACGCGACGTGATCGGCCTGCAGGTCGTCACCATGGGCTCCAAGGCCTCCGACATCGCCCGCGACTGGTTCGAGAGCAACCGTTACCAGGATTATCTCTACCTGCACGGCCTATCGGTGGAGATGGCCGAGGCGATGGCGGAATATGTCCATAAGCGCATCCGCGCCGAACTCGGATTCGCGTCCGAGGAGGCGGCGGACATGCAGGGGCTGCTGAAGCAGGAATATCGCGGCAGCCGCTATTCCTTCGGCTACCCGGCCTGCCCGAACCTGGCCGACCAGCGCCCGCTGCTGGACCTGCTGGGGGCGGAGCGCATCGGCGTCTCGCTGACCGACCAGGACCAGCTCGATCCGGAGCAATCGACCTCCGCCATCGTCCTGCATCACCCGAAGGCAAAATACTTCAACGTGTGA
- the metF gene encoding methylenetetrahydrofolate reductase [NAD(P)H]: MTGNLSFEFFPPKSEAMEESLWRAIQRLALLRPDFVSVTYGAGGTTRERTHTTVARLLAETDLVPASHLTCVNASRDEVDAVARSYWDIGVRHIVALRGDAPGDTPGSLGKYVPRPDGYAYAADLVAGLKDIADFEISVAAYPERHPESPSLQADLDNLKRKIDAGATRAITQFFFEADTYCRFLENARKAGITVPIVPGILPVTNFGQVCKFAKACGAAVPAWMGGLFEGLDDEPDTRHLVAATVAVKLCEKLQENGVEDFHFYTLNRAELTLAICRVLGLGARAAAPALTA; encoded by the coding sequence ATGACTGGCAATCTCTCGTTCGAATTCTTCCCGCCGAAGAGCGAGGCGATGGAAGAATCGCTGTGGCGGGCGATCCAGCGCCTTGCCCTGCTGCGGCCGGACTTCGTCTCCGTCACCTATGGCGCCGGCGGCACCACCCGCGAGCGCACTCACACCACCGTAGCACGACTGCTGGCGGAGACCGACCTGGTGCCGGCCTCGCACCTCACTTGCGTGAATGCCAGCCGAGATGAGGTGGATGCGGTCGCCCGCTCCTACTGGGACATCGGCGTGCGCCACATCGTGGCGCTGCGCGGCGACGCGCCGGGCGACACGCCGGGCAGCCTCGGCAAATATGTGCCGCGTCCCGATGGCTATGCCTATGCCGCCGATCTGGTGGCCGGGCTGAAAGACATCGCCGATTTCGAGATCAGCGTCGCCGCCTATCCCGAACGCCACCCGGAATCCCCCAGCCTGCAGGCCGATCTCGACAATCTGAAGCGCAAGATCGATGCCGGCGCGACGCGCGCGATCACGCAGTTCTTCTTCGAGGCCGACACCTATTGCCGCTTCCTGGAAAACGCCCGCAAGGCCGGCATCACCGTCCCGATCGTGCCGGGCATCCTGCCGGTCACCAATTTCGGCCAGGTCTGCAAATTCGCGAAGGCCTGCGGTGCTGCCGTGCCGGCCTGGATGGGCGGGCTGTTCGAGGGGCTGGATGACGAGCCGGATACGCGCCATCTCGTTGCCGCCACGGTGGCGGTGAAACTGTGCGAGAAGCTGCAGGAGAATGGCGTCGAGGATTTCCATTTCTATACGCTGAACCGGGCCGAGCTGACGCTGGCGATCTGCCGCGTCCTGGGGCTGGGGGCACGGGCCGCAGCACCGGCGCTGACGGCCTGA